In Polynucleobacter sp. AP-Ainpum-60-G11, one DNA window encodes the following:
- a CDS encoding type II toxin-antitoxin system PemK/MazF family toxin, translated as MVSRGDIWLINLDPTMGSEIKKTRPCLVVSPQEMHDYLRTVIIAPMTTKGKSASFRVPITHDGKKGLILLDQVRTIDKARLVKRLGAVSNKTLAASLDILQATFVL; from the coding sequence ATCGTTTCACGCGGAGATATTTGGTTAATTAATCTAGATCCAACTATGGGTAGTGAGATTAAAAAGACTCGTCCATGCCTTGTTGTGTCTCCACAAGAAATGCATGACTACTTGCGAACTGTGATTATTGCGCCAATGACTACAAAAGGAAAGTCAGCATCCTTTCGCGTGCCAATTACGCATGATGGTAAAAAAGGTCTGATTCTTTTAGATCAGGTTCGTACTATAGATAAGGCTCGTCTAGTCAAGCGATTGGGAGCAGTCAGCAATAAAACACTGGCGGCTAGCCTCGATATTTTGCAGGCAACCTTTGTGCTTTAG
- a CDS encoding gamma-glutamyltransferase family protein, translating into MLISPPFGGGRAPVLAKNAVASSQPLATQAGIEVLQHGGNAVDAALATAITLTVVEPTMNGLGGDGFALIWDGKKLHGMNASGRAPAAWTPEYFSGKAAMDLIGWNTVTVPGMVSGWIELSRKFGKLPFAQLFKRAIDYAENGFPVSPVIARQWREAIPILKNQPGFSESFLIEGKAPTAGQIWRHPSQAKTLREIAESEGESFYTGKLAQSMVDFAQSTGGCFTMADFANNQTEWVEPLAFDYGEYTLHEIPPNGSGIVAQMALGILQAANVKQYPANSAQRIHLQVEAMRIAFADAYAHVSDASTMRVATSALLDRDYLASRAALINHNQAGTYGAGDPHAGGTVYLCAADESGMMISYIQSNFKGFGSGVVAPGGIAFHNRGMSFSLVDGHPNQVSPGKRPFHTIIPAFLTKGNQPAMAFGVMGGNMQPQGHIQFVMRFVDEYLNPQACSDAPRWRIDDVGKLTVEASMPALVVEGLKAMGHEVTVMPANSLDFGSAQAIALLGEDTKDAYIAGSDHRRDGLAAGF; encoded by the coding sequence ATGTTGATATCCCCTCCTTTTGGTGGCGGTCGTGCCCCAGTCCTAGCCAAGAACGCGGTTGCCAGTTCACAGCCTCTAGCAACTCAAGCCGGCATTGAAGTTTTACAACATGGTGGCAATGCAGTTGATGCTGCTTTAGCTACAGCCATTACGCTCACTGTAGTTGAGCCCACCATGAATGGCCTTGGTGGTGATGGCTTTGCATTGATTTGGGATGGCAAGAAACTCCATGGCATGAATGCCTCGGGTCGTGCTCCTGCAGCTTGGACGCCAGAGTACTTTTCTGGCAAAGCGGCAATGGATTTGATTGGATGGAATACCGTCACAGTGCCGGGCATGGTTTCTGGTTGGATTGAACTTTCTCGCAAGTTTGGCAAGCTGCCTTTTGCGCAACTCTTTAAACGCGCAATTGACTATGCGGAAAATGGTTTCCCCGTATCTCCAGTCATCGCACGCCAATGGCGTGAAGCGATTCCGATTCTAAAAAATCAACCAGGTTTTAGTGAGTCATTTTTGATTGAAGGTAAAGCACCCACTGCAGGCCAAATCTGGCGCCACCCTTCTCAAGCCAAGACACTTCGCGAGATTGCGGAAAGTGAAGGCGAATCTTTTTATACGGGCAAGTTAGCCCAAAGCATGGTCGACTTTGCGCAAAGTACTGGTGGTTGCTTCACTATGGCTGACTTTGCAAATAATCAAACTGAATGGGTAGAACCATTAGCCTTTGATTATGGCGAATATACCCTCCATGAAATTCCACCCAATGGTTCCGGCATCGTTGCGCAAATGGCCCTTGGAATTTTGCAAGCCGCCAATGTCAAACAATACCCTGCTAATTCTGCGCAGCGCATTCATCTTCAAGTAGAAGCCATGCGCATTGCCTTTGCTGATGCATACGCTCATGTATCTGATGCCAGCACAATGAGAGTGGCAACGAGCGCTTTATTGGATAGAGACTATTTGGCTAGTCGTGCTGCACTCATCAACCACAATCAAGCAGGAACATATGGCGCAGGAGATCCGCATGCTGGAGGCACTGTATATCTTTGCGCCGCCGATGAGTCCGGCATGATGATTTCGTATATTCAGTCCAACTTCAAAGGCTTTGGCTCAGGCGTCGTGGCCCCAGGTGGAATTGCATTTCATAACCGTGGCATGAGCTTTAGCCTAGTTGATGGTCACCCCAATCAAGTGTCGCCAGGCAAGCGCCCCTTCCACACTATCATTCCAGCGTTCCTTACCAAAGGCAATCAACCCGCCATGGCCTTTGGTGTGATGGGTGGCAATATGCAACCACAAGGTCACATTCAGTTCGTCATGCGCTTTGTTGATGAATATCTTAATCCGCAGGCTTGTTCAGACGCACCGCGATGGAGAATTGATGATGTGGGCAAGCTGACTGTTGAAGCTTCTATGCCAGCATTAGTGGTGGAAGGACTAAAGGCCATGGGGCATGAAGTCACTGTAATGCCAGCGAATAGCTTGGACTTTGGCAGTGCTCAAGCTATTGCGCTATTAGGTGAAGATACTAAAGATGCCTATATTGCTGGTAGCGATCATCGCCGTGATGGATTAGCTGCAGGCTTCTAA
- a CDS encoding LrgB family protein produces the protein MSEKHSIVEIWVYLSGSPLFALFITLAAYQTGLWIYKTSKQNPLANPVAIAIILVASIIQFIEMPYSTYFEGAQFIHFLLGSATVSLAIPIYRGLSSLKGRSVPLLASLLAGGLVSIISAVNVAKLFGADSSITGAMYPKSVTAPIAMGIAERISVSPTLTAIFAVTTGILGAILAPFILNALGMKAWWQRGFAIGIGAHGIGTSRAFSIHPEAGTYASLAMGMNGVISAVAIPILYHVFN, from the coding sequence ATGAGCGAAAAACACTCCATTGTGGAGATTTGGGTTTACCTTTCAGGTAGCCCCCTATTTGCCCTCTTCATTACTTTGGCAGCTTATCAAACCGGTCTTTGGATTTATAAGACGAGCAAGCAAAATCCTTTGGCCAATCCAGTAGCCATTGCCATCATTCTTGTGGCTAGCATCATCCAGTTTATTGAAATGCCCTATTCGACCTACTTTGAAGGAGCGCAATTTATTCACTTCTTATTAGGCTCAGCAACCGTCTCTTTGGCAATACCGATATATAGAGGCTTAAGTAGCCTAAAGGGCCGATCCGTTCCGCTGCTGGCGTCTTTACTTGCCGGTGGCTTGGTCTCCATTATTAGCGCAGTCAACGTTGCCAAATTATTCGGGGCCGATTCCAGCATTACTGGGGCCATGTATCCCAAATCAGTGACCGCGCCTATTGCCATGGGTATTGCCGAACGTATCAGCGTATCTCCAACCCTGACCGCTATTTTTGCTGTGACTACCGGTATTCTGGGCGCTATTTTGGCGCCCTTTATCCTGAATGCCCTAGGAATGAAAGCATGGTGGCAACGCGGCTTTGCAATTGGCATTGGCGCTCATGGCATTGGCACCTCGCGCGCATTTAGTATTCATCCGGAAGCGGGAACTTATGCCAGTCTTGCGATGGGCATGAACGGTGTCATTAGTGCTGTAGCTATTCCAATTTTGTATCACGTGTTTAATTAA
- a CDS encoding CidA/LrgA family protein, whose protein sequence is MISGLVQILLFQSLGELVSKFALPTLPGPVIGLVLLIVWLVLRKGINQELAMVADGFSQYLGLLFVPAAVGVVLFLPQLKANALAILSALVVSVILTIATTAIVVRFLSAKPNEVDS, encoded by the coding sequence ATGATCTCCGGCCTGGTTCAAATCCTCTTATTTCAAAGCCTAGGTGAGCTTGTTTCCAAGTTCGCCCTCCCCACCCTGCCAGGCCCAGTGATTGGTTTGGTGCTCTTGATTGTTTGGCTGGTTTTGCGTAAAGGCATTAATCAAGAGCTAGCCATGGTGGCTGATGGCTTTAGCCAGTACCTTGGCCTTCTATTTGTACCCGCAGCGGTCGGTGTTGTTCTATTTCTACCTCAACTCAAGGCAAATGCCTTGGCTATCTTGAGTGCTCTTGTCGTTAGCGTTATTTTGACAATCGCCACAACAGCAATTGTTGTCCGCTTCTTGAGTGCCAAGCCTAACGAGGTTGATTCATGA
- a CDS encoding (2Fe-2S)-binding protein — protein MADLNVNGKKYKVDVDPETPLLWVIRDHVGLTGTKYGCGVGQCGACTVLFDGQAIRSCMIPVSAAEGKKIETIESLEKNGQLSKVQKAWVDNQVPQCGYCQSGMVMATTALLRNTPKPTDAQIDAAVTNICRCGTFQQVRDAIHAVSKA, from the coding sequence ATGGCTGACTTAAACGTCAACGGTAAAAAGTACAAGGTAGATGTTGATCCAGAAACCCCTTTGTTGTGGGTGATCCGAGATCATGTCGGTTTGACAGGTACTAAATATGGTTGTGGTGTTGGTCAGTGCGGTGCTTGTACTGTGCTGTTTGATGGCCAAGCAATTCGAAGCTGCATGATTCCAGTAAGCGCTGCAGAAGGCAAGAAAATTGAAACCATTGAGAGCCTCGAAAAGAATGGTCAACTCTCCAAAGTTCAAAAAGCATGGGTTGATAATCAGGTGCCTCAATGCGGTTACTGCCAGTCTGGCATGGTGATGGCAACTACTGCCTTATTACGCAACACTCCAAAACCTACCGATGCCCAGATTGACGCTGCAGTCACCAATATCTGTCGTTGCGGTACCTTCCAACAAGTGCGTGATGCTATTCATGCTGTGAGCAAGGCATAA
- a CDS encoding xanthine dehydrogenase family protein molybdopterin-binding subunit → MTKNITTTNTSRRHFIVGSSAIATGLAIGFDFSFISSANAAMGTGTTSMTPLATPEIGVWVVVKPSDDIVVRIVRSEMGQGTITGLAQMVAEELQCDWKKVTYEYPSPAESLKRKQAWGSYSTGGSRGIRTSEQYVRKGGAAARIMLVQAAANQWNVPASECVAKNSVITHTPSGRKTTFGKVSVAASQLDVPKEITLKDPKEWTLIGKSVNRIDGTADKVTGKQVYAIDLKMPGMLVATIQESPVFGGKVKSYDATKASSMKGVKKVVQVGDSAVAVVADTFWQAKMGLDAVSIIWDNGANGEVSSASIKKMLEEGLTASDTFVGNSNGDAKEAISKAAKTIEATYFYPFLNHATLEPQTATAKWTPDSCEAWVPTQDGEATLAAVIAASGLPAEKCNAYKVNLGGGFGRRGAFQDYTTQAVNIAKQMPGTPIKLIWTRAEDMTQGRYHPVMMCKMTAAIDDKKNITGLNIRLSGQSILATVRPAVVAANKGKDPVVFQGLDAAGEHGITYSFPNLMIDHAMRNTHVPPGFWRGVNVNQNAIFIETFMDEMAEATGVDAVEFRRKHMEKYPRAVAVLNAVADGIGWTKPAKPGVFRGVAQMRSFGSYVAAACELSVTNGNEVKIHRIVAATDPGYVVNPAQVARQVSGSFVYGLSALFEEEITIEKGAVVQKNFDTFNSIRLSQMPKVETIIIQGGGKDWGGVGEPTIAVAAPAVLNAIYRATGKRLRTVPLKNSGIKLV, encoded by the coding sequence ATGACTAAAAATATAACAACTACCAATACTTCACGTCGCCACTTTATTGTTGGCTCAAGCGCTATTGCGACTGGGTTAGCAATCGGCTTTGATTTCTCTTTCATCTCATCAGCCAATGCGGCAATGGGAACAGGCACTACCTCCATGACACCCCTCGCTACCCCAGAGATTGGTGTTTGGGTAGTAGTGAAGCCAAGCGATGACATCGTTGTGCGTATCGTGCGCTCTGAGATGGGTCAGGGAACGATTACCGGTTTAGCGCAGATGGTTGCCGAAGAATTGCAATGTGATTGGAAAAAAGTTACTTACGAATATCCATCTCCAGCAGAAAGTCTGAAACGTAAGCAAGCGTGGGGAAGCTACTCCACTGGCGGTAGCCGTGGTATTCGTACTTCTGAGCAATATGTTCGCAAGGGCGGTGCAGCTGCTCGCATCATGCTGGTTCAGGCCGCTGCGAACCAATGGAATGTTCCAGCATCTGAGTGCGTTGCTAAGAACAGCGTCATTACACACACCCCATCTGGTCGCAAAACTACCTTTGGAAAAGTGTCTGTAGCTGCATCTCAGTTGGATGTACCAAAAGAAATCACTCTCAAAGATCCTAAAGAGTGGACTTTGATTGGTAAGTCAGTAAACCGTATCGATGGCACTGCTGATAAGGTCACTGGTAAGCAGGTTTACGCTATCGACTTAAAGATGCCTGGCATGCTAGTTGCAACTATTCAGGAGAGCCCAGTATTTGGTGGCAAAGTGAAGAGCTACGACGCTACTAAAGCCTCCAGTATGAAAGGTGTAAAGAAAGTAGTGCAAGTGGGTGACTCGGCTGTTGCAGTCGTAGCGGACACATTCTGGCAAGCCAAGATGGGTCTGGATGCTGTCAGCATCATTTGGGATAACGGCGCCAATGGCGAGGTTTCTAGTGCTTCGATTAAGAAGATGCTAGAAGAGGGCCTTACTGCGAGCGATACATTTGTAGGTAACTCGAATGGCGATGCTAAAGAAGCGATTAGCAAAGCCGCCAAAACTATTGAGGCAACCTACTTCTATCCATTCTTGAATCATGCAACTTTGGAGCCACAAACTGCGACTGCAAAGTGGACGCCAGATTCTTGTGAAGCTTGGGTTCCGACGCAAGATGGTGAAGCCACTCTTGCAGCTGTTATTGCGGCCTCTGGCTTGCCAGCTGAAAAGTGCAATGCCTACAAAGTAAATCTTGGCGGTGGATTTGGGCGTCGTGGAGCATTTCAGGACTACACAACCCAAGCGGTCAACATTGCTAAGCAAATGCCAGGCACTCCAATTAAATTGATTTGGACTCGTGCAGAAGATATGACCCAAGGTCGCTATCACCCGGTCATGATGTGCAAGATGACTGCGGCTATTGACGATAAGAAAAATATCACCGGCCTGAATATCCGCTTATCTGGCCAATCTATTTTGGCAACTGTGCGTCCAGCGGTCGTTGCTGCAAATAAAGGAAAGGATCCAGTGGTATTCCAAGGTTTAGATGCTGCTGGTGAACATGGCATTACCTATAGCTTCCCAAATTTGATGATTGATCATGCAATGCGTAACACCCATGTACCCCCAGGTTTCTGGCGTGGCGTGAACGTTAATCAAAATGCCATTTTTATTGAAACCTTTATGGATGAGATGGCGGAAGCAACAGGTGTAGATGCGGTGGAGTTCCGTCGTAAGCATATGGAGAAATATCCACGTGCGGTGGCTGTTCTCAATGCGGTAGCAGATGGCATTGGTTGGACGAAACCTGCAAAGCCAGGTGTATTCCGTGGTGTGGCTCAGATGCGCTCATTCGGTAGTTATGTTGCTGCTGCTTGTGAGCTCTCCGTCACCAATGGTAATGAGGTGAAAATTCATCGCATTGTGGCCGCAACGGATCCAGGTTATGTTGTGAACCCAGCGCAAGTTGCTCGTCAGGTTTCAGGTTCATTTGTATACGGATTGTCCGCTCTCTTTGAAGAGGAAATTACGATTGAGAAGGGCGCGGTTGTGCAGAAGAACTTTGATACCTTCAACTCCATTCGTTTATCTCAAATGCCTAAGGTAGAGACCATCATCATTCAAGGTGGTGGTAAAGACTGGGGTGGTGTTGGTGAACCAACGATTGCAGTTGCAGCGCCTGCTGTTCTTAATGCAATCTACCGTGCTACAGGTAAGCGTTTGCGCACCGTTCCATTGAAAAATAGTGGCATAAAGTTGGTATAA
- the soxX gene encoding sulfur oxidation c-type cytochrome SoxX produces MASRQVGLCLLCHSGPFPEERFQGNLAPDLSVSVAHSTPAQLRARLVDSNRFNPASIMPAYYRTSGLNRVASKFADQTILSGQEIEDVVAFLVSLQAKPPQ; encoded by the coding sequence GTGGCTAGCCGTCAAGTTGGTTTATGTTTGCTATGCCATAGCGGGCCATTTCCTGAGGAGCGCTTTCAGGGCAATCTGGCGCCAGACTTGAGTGTCAGCGTTGCTCACTCCACTCCGGCTCAATTACGGGCGCGATTAGTAGACTCAAACCGCTTTAATCCAGCAAGCATCATGCCAGCGTATTACCGTACCTCAGGTTTGAATCGTGTAGCTTCTAAGTTTGCCGATCAAACCATTCTCTCTGGTCAAGAGATAGAAGATGTTGTGGCTTTTCTGGTGAGCCTTCAAGCTAAACCCCCTCAATAA
- a CDS encoding SoxY-related AACIE arm protein, with the protein MTELNQSSKTTKLSRRMYLSALGLLGISGWIVPSLTVAKKSEAMDAIAKIVGSNTIRDGRVKLVIPPLVESGNLVVLKLSVESLMTANDYVKAVHVIAEGNPLPNIFAAYFTPRSGRAELTTRVRLADSQRVWAIAQMSDGSFWQGYADTLVTLSACTEMI; encoded by the coding sequence ATGACTGAGTTAAATCAGAGTTCAAAAACCACTAAGTTAAGCCGGCGCATGTATTTGTCTGCGCTTGGTCTTCTGGGTATATCTGGTTGGATAGTTCCGAGTTTGACGGTAGCCAAAAAGTCAGAGGCTATGGATGCTATCGCCAAGATTGTCGGCTCAAATACTATCCGTGACGGTCGTGTCAAGTTGGTTATCCCGCCTTTAGTAGAGAGCGGTAATTTGGTAGTTTTGAAGCTCTCAGTAGAGAGTCTCATGACGGCAAATGACTATGTCAAAGCAGTGCATGTGATTGCCGAAGGAAATCCACTCCCCAATATCTTTGCTGCGTATTTCACACCCCGCTCCGGTCGCGCTGAATTAACTACCCGCGTGAGATTGGCTGACTCACAACGGGTATGGGCCATCGCGCAAATGAGTGATGGTAGTTTTTGGCAAGGCTATGCCGATACCTTAGTTACTCTCTCTGCTTGTACGGAGATGATATGA
- a CDS encoding thiosulfate oxidation carrier complex protein SoxZ produces the protein MSKTSRTGITMPTQAKKDSIIEIRAIAQHDMETGYRYSEDGRRIPRDIIRLFTCQYNGEEVFRADFYPGIGANPLIIFTTVAVASGTLVFKWVGDGGYEAVNQAQITVS, from the coding sequence ATGAGCAAGACCTCTCGAACAGGCATCACCATGCCAACTCAGGCAAAAAAAGATTCCATTATTGAGATTAGGGCAATCGCTCAGCATGATATGGAGACAGGCTATCGATATTCAGAGGATGGTAGACGCATTCCTCGCGACATCATTCGTCTCTTTACCTGCCAATACAATGGCGAAGAAGTATTCAGAGCGGATTTTTATCCAGGCATTGGAGCAAACCCCCTGATCATCTTCACTACTGTGGCAGTAGCCTCTGGCACACTCGTCTTTAAGTGGGTAGGTGACGGCGGTTATGAGGCAGTAAATCAAGCTCAAATTACTGTCTCGTGA
- the soxA gene encoding sulfur oxidation c-type cytochrome SoxA: MNPSLALEVSKDARQSSYQLMTPENQAMQDDPNLNPALFWVMDGHSLWKESAGKKNVSCASCHGESGQKMAGVATRFPKVQKGKLQTLEGQINHCRTSKQDASTLAYESKELLALTTFVATQSKGLPIAIQETAQNKKDLQQGRQFFNQRMGQLNLSCAQCHQDRAGLKLGGSLIPQGHPTAYPIYRIEWQTMGSLQRRLRNCMSGVRAQQFDYGSLEMAQLELFLMWRARGMPLETPGVRP, translated from the coding sequence GTGAATCCCTCTCTAGCGCTTGAGGTTTCAAAGGATGCTAGGCAATCAAGTTATCAGTTGATGACCCCTGAGAATCAAGCTATGCAAGATGATCCTAATCTCAATCCCGCCTTGTTCTGGGTAATGGATGGCCATAGCCTTTGGAAGGAAAGCGCAGGTAAAAAGAATGTCTCTTGTGCATCCTGTCATGGTGAAAGTGGGCAGAAGATGGCTGGTGTAGCAACACGCTTTCCTAAGGTCCAAAAAGGAAAGTTGCAGACCCTGGAAGGGCAAATTAATCATTGCCGAACATCAAAGCAGGATGCTTCAACACTTGCTTATGAAAGCAAGGAACTTCTGGCCCTAACGACATTTGTAGCAACCCAATCTAAGGGGCTGCCGATTGCAATTCAAGAAACGGCACAAAATAAAAAAGATTTACAACAAGGCCGACAGTTTTTTAATCAACGAATGGGTCAACTCAATTTGTCCTGCGCTCAATGTCATCAAGATCGCGCAGGATTAAAGTTGGGTGGAAGTCTCATTCCGCAAGGCCACCCTACAGCCTACCCAATTTACCGAATTGAATGGCAGACAATGGGCTCTCTGCAAAGACGCCTGCGTAACTGTATGAGCGGAGTGCGTGCTCAGCAGTTTGATTACGGTTCTTTAGAAATGGCTCAGCTAGAGTTATTTCTGATGTGGAGGGCAAGAGGAATGCCCCTAGAAACTCCAGGGGTCCGCCCTTGA
- the purU gene encoding formyltetrahydrofolate deformylase yields the protein MTTENYYLTLTCPNRPGIVAAVSTYIFELGGDIEEAQQFDDKASKRFFMRVSFSCGADSKTLKAGFVEIAKRFDLTWDLRAVKDLKRVLIMASKLDHCLVDLLYRWRIGELPMIICGIVSNHPREVYSSIDFADIPFYHLPVTPETKPAQEAKLLEIVADSKVDMVILARYMQILSDDLSTKLSGRCINVHHSFLPSFKGAKPYHQAHARGIKLIGATAHFVTSDLDEGPIIEQDVTRVTHGDTPEDLVRKGRDLERTVLSRALRYYLHDRVLINGATSVVFSD from the coding sequence ATGACTACAGAAAATTACTACCTCACTCTGACCTGCCCTAACCGACCAGGCATTGTTGCCGCCGTCTCAACTTATATCTTTGAATTGGGTGGCGATATTGAGGAAGCTCAGCAGTTTGATGACAAAGCCTCTAAACGCTTCTTTATGCGTGTGAGCTTTAGCTGCGGTGCTGATAGCAAAACATTAAAAGCGGGCTTTGTAGAAATTGCTAAGCGCTTTGATCTTACCTGGGACTTGCGTGCAGTCAAGGATCTCAAACGTGTCTTGATCATGGCATCAAAGCTAGATCATTGCCTGGTAGATCTTCTCTATCGCTGGCGTATTGGTGAATTGCCAATGATTATTTGCGGGATCGTTTCCAATCATCCACGTGAGGTCTACTCCAGCATTGATTTTGCCGATATACCCTTCTATCACCTGCCAGTAACACCAGAAACCAAACCAGCTCAAGAGGCTAAGCTTTTAGAGATTGTGGCCGATTCAAAAGTAGATATGGTCATATTGGCGCGCTACATGCAAATTCTGTCAGATGATTTATCTACCAAGTTATCTGGTCGCTGTATTAACGTTCACCATTCATTCTTACCAAGCTTCAAAGGTGCTAAGCCATACCATCAAGCCCATGCACGCGGTATTAAATTAATTGGTGCTACAGCACACTTCGTGACCAGCGATTTGGATGAGGGTCCAATCATTGAACAAGACGTGACTCGGGTAACTCACGGTGATACACCAGAAGACTTGGTGCGCAAGGGTAGAGATTTAGAGCGCACCGTGCTCTCACGTGCATTGCGCTACTACTTGCATGACCGTGTTTTGATTAATGGCGCAACTTCTGTAGTCTTCTCAGACTAA
- a CDS encoding surface-adhesin E family protein: MMKKIHALTLFASLSLLPFSSSFAEWKELGSNAVMVVYVDLDTVSTSGEKAQIMSMLDFKKPGANPKTKQPVSSIIGINEYNCPALSYRPIEYKEFAGNKGSGKVVSDNKTPDSEFEPVISESWTAGVFNVVCQRK; the protein is encoded by the coding sequence ATGATGAAAAAAATACACGCACTTACCCTCTTTGCTTCACTTTCCTTATTGCCCTTCTCCAGCAGTTTCGCTGAGTGGAAAGAATTGGGATCGAATGCAGTGATGGTGGTTTATGTTGACCTAGATACCGTCAGTACTTCTGGCGAAAAAGCGCAAATCATGTCGATGCTAGATTTTAAAAAGCCTGGGGCTAATCCAAAAACAAAACAGCCCGTTAGCTCAATCATCGGTATTAATGAATACAACTGCCCAGCCCTTAGCTATCGTCCAATCGAATACAAAGAGTTTGCTGGAAATAAAGGTAGCGGTAAGGTAGTTTCAGATAACAAAACTCCAGACAGTGAGTTTGAACCCGTTATAAGCGAGTCTTGGACAGCAGGAGTATTTAACGTTGTCTGCCAGCGTAAATAA